The genomic interval CCGCAGGGACTGAGCGACCACCTGCCGATCCTTGTGACCGCGAGCCACCCCGCGGATGCCGCGCGCAACGTCGCCTGACGTGGCGCCGTCGGATGCGACCCCGTCGCCGGCGATCGCAGCGACTGGACGGCACCGCCGGTGGATCTGGCGCACCCTCGCCGCCGGATACGGGCTCGCCCTCATTCTCATCGCGTTCTGGCCCACGCCCGTCGATCGGCCCGCCCGTGGCCTGCTGTGGTCGATCAGCGAGGCTGTTCCGTGGCTCACCTATGACGTGATCGAGTTCGGCGCGAACGTGCTGCTGTTCGTGCCGCTCGGCATCCTGCTCGCACTGGCGTTACGGAGCCGACGCGGGTGGGTGATGCCGATCGCGTTGGCTGTGACCGTGCTGATCGAATCCGGGCAGGCTCTGTTCCTGGCGGAGCGGACGGCCAGCATCCGCGACGTCATCGCCAACTCGCTGGGTGCGGGGATCGGACTCGCGCTGGTGCTCCTCGTCACCCGCCGGCGCATGCGGCGAGTGGACTCCCGTGAGAACGCTCAGCTCCCGGGCTGAGCCTTTCTCGTCGGCGTCTGGCGTAGGGCCTCGCTACGGGCGGCCCATTCCGTAGTATGTCCAGCCCGCCGCGCGCCAGGCCGCGGCATCCAGGCAATTGCGTCCGTCGATGACGATCCGCCCCTCAGTGAGACTCGCGGCCTGCACCGGATCGAGGTCCTTGCGGTACTCGTCCCATTCGGTGACGACGATGACGGCGTCGGCTCCCGCGAGCGCCTCGTCGCGATCTTCGACGTACGTGAGCTGCGGGTGCGCGCGTGATGCGTTCTCGATCGCGGCGGGATCTGTGACCGTGACCGAGGCCCCGAGTCCGTGCAGCCGAACAGCCACATCGAGCGCCGGGGAGTCGCGGATGTCGTCGCTGTGCGGCTTGAAGGCTGCGCCGAGCACCGTGACCTTCTTGCCGTACACGGCTCCGTCGAGCGATTCGACGACCAGCTGCACCGCGCGCTCGCGGCGCCGGAGATTGATCGCGTCGACTTCGCGCAGGAATCCGACCGATTCGCCGCGTCCGAGCTCCTCGGCCCTGGCCGAGAATGCGCGGATGTCCTTGGGAAGACAGCCGCCGCCGAAGCCGATTCCCGCGCCGAGGAACCGTCGGCCGATGCGCGCATCGTGCCCGATCGCGTCGGCGAGCTGAGTCACGTCGGCCCCTGTGACCTCGGCGATCTCGGCCATCGCGTTGATGAAGGAGATCTTCGTCGCCAGGAAGGCGTTGGCGGCGACCTTGACCAGCTCGGCGGTCGGGCGGTCGGTGACGATGAAGGGCGTGTCCTTCGCGACCGCGGGGTGGTAGACCGCCCGAAGCACATCGGCAGCTCTGTCACCGTCCGCGCCGGGGGTCACTCCGACGACCAGTCGATCGGGATCGATGGTGTCCTGCACGGCCCAGCCTTCGCGGAGGAATTCGGGATTCCAGACGAGGGTGGCGCCCGTCGCCTCCACGCGGGGTGCGAGCTCCGCCGACGTGCCCACGGGGACCGTCGACTTGCCCGCGACGACATCGCCGGGGCTGAGGTAGGGAAGGAGGCCATCGATCGCGGCGTTCACATACGTCAGGTCAGCCGCATAGCCGTCCTTCTGCTGTGGGGTGCCCACGCCGACGAAATGCACGGCCGCACCCTGGGCGGCGGCCATGTCGGTGGTGAATCGGAGCCGCCCGGACTGGATTCCCGCGGTGAGGATCTCCTGCAGGCCGGGCTCGAAGAAGGGGGCGTGGCCCTGGGCCAAAGATTCGATCTTGCGCGCGTCGACGTCGATTCCGACGACGTCGTGGCCGATCGACGCCATGGCGGCCGCGTGCACGGCGCCGAGGTAGCCGCAGCCGATGACGGACAGCTTCATGGTGGTACTCGAACTCTCAGTCGGGTGCGCGATCTCCGAGGTCATCGGAGATCCTGCGCGTGGGCTCGTGACGGTTCAGTGGGGTCAGTGGTCAGCCCCATGGCAGCGAGCCAGATGGATTCCACTTTAGGGAAAACCGCGTCGGCGGAGAACCGCTCCGAGAATCTGTCGAAACCGGCGTTCGCGATCGCGAGGCGCTCGGCGTCGTCCGTGGTCGCCTGCCGCAACGCCGACGAGAGTTCGTCGACCGAGCCGGCGGACACCAGGATGCCGCATCCGTCCGACAGAACCGCGGGAATGCCGCCGACGGTGGTGGAGATCACGCAGGCGCGCCGCGCCATGGCTTCGAGGATGAACATCGGCATGGCTTCGTCCCTCGAGGGGAGAACCGCGACTTCGGCGTCGTCCAGGAGCGACATCAGCTCGCCGTGGCCGAGGCTGCCGACGAACTCGGCGCGCGGAAGCGAAGGGTCGACGAGGTGGCCGTCGCGGATGGGACCGGCGACCACGAGCCGCCACGGCTCCGGCGGTGCGGCGCGCCGCCAGGCCTCCTGCAGCACGTCGATTCCTTTTCGATGCGATACGACGCCGCCGAAGACGACGGTCTTCTCCTTCTCGGATGCCGCGCCGACGGGGATCGCGTTGGGCACGAGCTCGACGCGGTCGGCGCCGATGTGCCGCGCGCAGATCTCGCTCGTCTCTTCGCTCAGACTGATCACACGGCTCGAGGCGGCGAGCACTTTTCCGACCAGGGCGCGGTTCTGGCGTTCGAACGCGGCGAATTCGCTCCCGTGCATGTGGGCGATCACCGGCAGCCCACGATGGGCGGCATATCGGGCCACCCAGCCTTCCCGCACGAACGACCCGCGTTCGCTGAGGTGAACGACCACGACCGCCTGTTCACCGGAGCGCGCGATGGCGCGCACCTTTCGAAGAGCGCGCACGAAGCCTCGCGCCGCCGCCACATGGTCGCCGGGATCGCCGCGCGACTCGATCACTTGGACGTCGACGCGCGGAAACGGCCACGCGAGATAGGCGTTGATGACCTGGGTCATCCCGCCGGGAATGTCGCCAGAACGGCCGACGTGGTACACGCGGGGGTGGTGCTCAGCCAACAACGACCTCCGCGGTGAGCGTGTCGGCCGGCTCATCGGAGAGCACGGCGATCAGCTCGCCGCGCACATCGGAGAGACGGCCGCGCGCGATCAGCAGCCGGCGCAGCATGTCGCCGCGCTTGGAGGTGATCCTCGCGAGGCTGTCGGCGAGTTCGGCCGCCGGCATCCCCGACGTGTTCACAGCCACGTCGTCGATTCCGATCGTGCCGAAATGGCGGACGACCTTCTGTTCCTTGTCCTCGCCGTACAGCTGAAGGCCGACGGGCGCCGCGCCCTCTGTGAACGCTGCGATGATCACATGGAGCCGATCGCTGGCGGCGACGCGCGTGCGACGGTAGAGCGCTCGGAGCCGCGCCTCCTGTGCCGCATGATCCGCGATCTCCGACCACTCGAGCAGGTTGGCGCCCAGATCCTTGACGAGGCGTCGTGACCGATCGTTGTCGACGGCGACCTGGGTCACGACCCAGATCTCCAGCCCCTGGCTGCGGGCGAAGGAGGTGATTCCGGCGAACCATTCTTCATCCGGGTACGGGCGCGGCGCGACGTCGACGTCGTCGCGCAACGAGATCACCATCACGTCGCGGCTCGTGTCGTCGATCGCGGCAGCGAGATCGGCGTCGGAGAGTCCCTCGGCGTAGCCGAGGTCGGGCATCGCGCTCCCGAATCCGAGATACTCCGCTGTGCTGTCGTCGCGCCAGCGGGTGTAGGAGCTCAGCGCATTCGACGGCCACATGACCGCTCTCGGGAGGGGGGCGAAGTTGCGGGCACCGACGCCGATGCGGCTGACCGAGCCGCCACGGGCGCGGATCAATGCGGCTGCCGGCAGCATCACGAGATGCTCCTTCATGCCGACCAGGGTCAGCTGGATCTCACCCGGCTTGTAGATCGAACTCGCGGTGCCCTTCAGCGCGGACTTCAGCAGTGCCGAGTACCACTTCGGCAGGGAGCGATAGATGACGTCGTCATCCCCCACTCCGAGCGCCTCGTCGTAGCCGTCAGGAGAGTTGCCGACATAGACGTGCAGCCGCCCCCCCTCGCGCGCCCAGTCCAGAAGGGGTCGCCGGAGGATGATGTCGCCGATGTTCTCGTACTGACCGCGTCCGACCGCGAAGACGTTCCGCTCCGCCGCCATCAGCTCTGAGCCCGCGCGAATCGGTCGTCGGCGACCTTCTGGCCGTCGATGATGCGCCGCGTGGCCGCATACCGGACGATCGCCTCGTTGAGCTGAGGGCCTTCGACGGCGATCCCGATTCCGTTCGCGTTCACCAGATCGGCGATCTCCAGCTGGTGATCGTCGACGTGCTCTCCGCGCGTCGCGCGTCGAACAGCCTGCACGGGGAAGATGCCGAGGTTGAGCAGCTCGAGCAGAGTCCCGACCCCGGCGTGAGTGATCACGACATCGGCTTCGGCGGCGCACCGCGAGAATTCATCGGGCGACAGGTAGTGGTGAACGGAGCCGGGGAGAACGTCGCCGCGGGGGGTGTCCCCGATCTGCCACGTGGTGTGCTCATTGGCGAGGCCCGTCTCCAGGAAGGCATCGATCACCGAGTCGAAGCGATAGCCGCGGATCGTTCCGAGCGTCACGAACACCCGCAGCGGCTCGAGGGGCGTGGGTCGCTGCTCGCTGCGGAAGTCCGCCAGGATGCTGGGGTGGGTCTGCCAGCGGCCCCCCGCCCAGGAGGCGTGCTGGGTGCGCAGCTCGATGCCCGGCACGCGCTGCAGCAGCTTGCCTGTCGCGGACGGCCCGGCGAGACGGCAGACGCTCTCGATGTAGGTGCTCGGGATGCCGCGCATCCGCGCCATCGGCAAAGCCGCTGTGGCGATCGCCGCACCGGTGCTGAACGCCGCGTCGAAACGCTCGCGTGCAAGGATCCGACGGAACACGGGGACGGACGCCGCCGTGCCCTTGAGGTCACGCGGCCCCACGTATGGCAGATAGGCGACTCGGCGGCCGGCCAGCTGCATCCGGCTCTGGGGAGTGTCGAAGGTCACCCACAGCGATTCCGGGTTGACTCCCATGCGGGACTCGACCCGGAGCAGCTCCGTGAGGTGACCACCCGTCGAGCACACCATGAGGGACTTGGCCCCGGTGTCGGGTGTGTCGTCGGTGGCGATCTTCGTGCTGTCCTGTGCGTTCACGTGAGAACTCCGGCGGATGCAGGAGAGCGGAGCCGCGGAACGGTCGCTCTCGATGGATACGGCTCCGGCACAACGCTGGCGATAGCCCGTCCATTGCACCCTATCCGCGGTCGGGCCGGTTCACCCCACTGAGAGCAGGACATTTACGGGCGCGTAACCACACGTCACCCCGCGTTCACAAAAGGGCCGGCTCGGCGTGAACAAGGGATTACGTCCGGTTACGTCTTGCGCATCTGGTGAACTTGCGCTGCTCGAGGCGGCATAGTGGGATCAATTCGAAGTCTCCGGCTGGGTATGCGGCGAGATCCGCATCCGGTGGCGTCCAACACAGAGAGTCGAGCACATGCCAGACGCCATCCCAGTCACGAAGTCGAGCCGACGACGTTTCCTTCAGGCCCTTTCCATCAGCGGAGTGACCACCGTCGCATCGGTCGCATCCGTCACATCCTTGGCCTCGCCCGCCGCGGCTGCCGACGCACCCGTGCTCGTCGGCGACGGCAAGACCGACGACGCCCCGGCGCTGCAGAGATTCTTCGACCTCAACCTTCAGCCCCCCTTCCAGACGGGCAAGACCTACCTGCTGAACTCGCCGGTCTTCCTCGACGACGCCGATCGCACCTCGATGTACGTCGTCGATCTCAACGGCGCCACGCTCCTCCTCGGCAAGTCCCTGCCCACGACCGATGCGTTCTACCGCGACCCCACGACCAAGTGGGCGATCTTCCCCAACACGAAGCGCTCGGCGCTTGCGGGAGGCAAGGTGAATGTGTCGGTGGCTACGCGGGGGACAGGCGTGTACACCGGTGCGCTGATCAGCATGGTGCTGCGCAACGGCACGGTGGACGGTGCGGGTGCGAACGTCGGGCTCTCCTTCGCGAACCGCACCGGATCGAAGTTCGAGAGCATCATCCTCAAAGCGGGGCGGACGCTGCTCTCGTGGTTCGACTACTCGGACGCGAGCGTCTTCATCCAGTGCCACAACCGCGCGGGGGGTCCGGCAGCCTCCACGCTCATCGAACAGATCAACTCGGGCGACGGGCTGCTCATGCAGAGCTGCAAGGCCGACGCCACGGTCGGATTGGCCCGGCTGAAGTACTGCCGGGGTGCCGAGATCGTCTCGACGGTCACGGGACGCATCGAACTGGACCAGTGCTCCGCGATCATGATCCGCGGTGGGCATCAGGAGACGCCGCTCGCCAATGACACGATCGTCGATGTCCGCAGCTCCGATGTCGTCCTCGACACCACCGCGCTGTATCTGGCTCGCGGCCCGGTGGGCAGCGCACTGCCGCCGGCGATCCGGATCACCGACACCGGGACCGCGCCGTCGTCGGTCGTCCTCCGCGACTGCACCGAGATGCGGGCGCTCCTGGACACCGACGACGAACTGGGTGCCCTGGTCTCGATCGACAAGACGATCGCCGGCACGAAGTTCGAGGCGCGATCGCTGACATCCGCGGTGAGCGTGCGCAAGGTCGGCGGCGTGTGGAACCCGTCCATCGGACCCGACATCACCGGTGTCGGCACCATCGCGGCCGCCGTCGCAGCAAGCTCGGCGGTCATCGCCGGCGGGAGCTTCATCCTGCGCAATCCGGGGTCGGGATGGGCGGCGCGCACGACGATCGAGAGCCAGAACACCGTCGCAACGGCTCCGGTGGTCGCCCTGGCGGTGTCCACCGACGCGTTCGTCGGCTCACTGGCCGGTTCGGGCACACGGTATCGCTGCCGCGGCGTGCTGCCGGACGGCACCGAGACCCCGTGGACGACGTACACGCCCGTTGCGGCGGCCGTGACCGGCACGATCAAGCTCGTCATCTCGACGGTCGGCGGCCCACAGGAACTGCAGATCCGTCGATACTCCGCAACGTCGACGACCGCGGAGGCGCACCTGTCGGTGCCGGCCGGTGCGGTCGCCCACACCCTGTACGACACGGGTGGGGCGCTGAACGGATTCGCCTGGCTCCCCGGCACCTAGGGTTCTGCGGCGGCTATCCCGCACGGACGGGGGGCTCTTCGGCCCCCGTCCGTGACGCGGCCAGGTCCATCGCCCGGCGATAGGCGGCCAGATGCGCAGCGCCGATCGTCGACCAGTCGCGACCGCTGAGCTCCGGCGGGGCCGGCGGCGGTGAGCCGGAGACGGCCGCGAGGTGGGCGGCGAGTATGCCGGCTGTCAGAGGGCCGTCGTAGGTGCGCACCCATTCGCGACCCACTTCCGCCGCGATCGCGTCGTTGATCGGGGATGACGAGACCAGCGCAGGGGTTCCGAGCGACAGCGCGACCAGGAGGGCGCCGGAGTTCTTCATCTCGACATAGGGCAGCACCACGAGACTCGCCTCGCTCACCTCTCGTACGAGTGCCTCGTCGTCGACGTACCGCAGATCGAGCGCGATGCGCGGGTCGGCGAGGGCGGATGCCTCCAGGGCTGCGCGCTGGCCGGGGTGCGGGTCTCCGACCACATGAAGCGAAAGACCTTGATCCGGGAGTTCGCGGAAGGCGGCAGTGAGTGCCTCGACGTTCTTGTAGGGGCGGATGATGCCGAAGTAGAGCACACGGCCCTCCACCCGCGGCGGCCGCGCATAGCGGCGGAACGCCTCGATGTAGTGACCGTGCGCGATCGTGGTCACCTCGACACGGCCGGCGGGCCGGACATGCCCGTCAAGCACGATGAAGAGCGTGGTGGCGCGGTCGAAACGATCGAGCGATCGAGTCTCGGCGGGGGTGCCCTTCTCGTGCGGCCGCGGATTGTGGAACGTCCGCACGACCGGAATCGACCTCATCCGCACTTTCACGAGCAGCAGATCGAGCAGCCGGCGCTTCACGAAGGCGCGCAGGCGGGAGGCGCTGTCGCGGATCATGAGCTCCGGCCAGTGGACGTGCAGCACGTCATAGCGACCCAGCAGGGCCGACTTCCAGGAGAAGAAGCGATAGTCGACGGCCTCGGGTGCTCCCTCGAGGAGAAGGTCGACGAATTGGGTCGTGCCATCCGGCGGTCGCAGCGACAGCTGCACGACGATGGGACGCTCTGGGACGAGATGCTCGGGGATGCCGGGAGCGGCGCGGGGGTCGGTCATGCTGCCGGGTCTCGCGTCACATCGGCAGGCAGCGGAGCGTCCGCGAGCGGATCCGCTGTCGAGTCGGATGCCGCCGTCGACCGGCGGAAGTGGCGGCGCAGTTCGAGCAGTCCGACCATCTGCCGACGCACCGGCGGGAAGATGAGGGCGATCAGCGCGATCGTCGCAAGCGTGACGACGATTCCGACGGCGATGCGCACCAGCGAAAGACCCTCGGGGATGAGCAGCGAAGACCCCCAGGCGGCCGCGGTGGCCGCAGCCGTGATCGCGACGCCCCCCAGACCCGTGAGAAACATCTCTCGTGCGGGTGCGTCGCTGATGCGACTCAGCCAGATCAGACTGACCGGCCAGAACACGGCGAGTGACAGCGAGTACGCCCAGGCGACTCCTTCGACCCCCCACATCGAGCCGAGCAGGATGACCCCGATCATGATCGGGCGTGTCACGAGCGCGTAGTAGAAGTTCTGCTTCGTCAGCCCTTTCGCCAGGAACACCCAGTAGCTGGCGTAGCTGACGGCCTGGAAGATGCCGCCGACCGCGAGGATCTGGAAGAGGGGAGCGGCGTCGAGCCATTCCGGGCCGAGGAAGACCAGGATCACGGGGTATGCCTGCGAGATGCAGATCGCGGTGATGCTGCCGACCAGGAGAAGCGTGGCGAACTGGCCGAGGAGGATGAACTGCGCGAAGCGCTTGCGCTCGTCCTGCAGCCGGGACAGCACAGGCACCGCGACACGCGTGGCAGGGGCGTTGATCTGGCTCAGCGGAAGCATCATCAGCTGGAACGCACGGTTGTACAGACCGAGTGGGGTGGCACCGAATCGAGCGCCGATCACCACGGAGTCGACGTTCCTGCTCGCATAGCTGAGCAGCTGCGAACCCGCCACACCCACCCCGTAGCGGAGAAAGGGACGGATCGTCGCGTGTCGGTCGATCCAGCCGGGGAGCCACTGCGCCAGCATGACCATGATCACGAGGGTGAAAGCGGCCTGCGCGACCTGCTGTGCGACGAGCGCCCAAGCGCCGAAGCCCATCAGCGCCATGACGATGGCGACGCCGAGGGCCACGAGCTGCCCCACCGTCTCGGCGGTCGACAGCCTGCCGAATCGCAGATTTCGGGCCATGTGCGCCATGAATTGGGTCGTCATGCCGCGCAGCAGGAACGTCGACGCGAGCACCACGGTGAGGGGCTGCAGGCCGGGAGTGCCGTAGAAGGCGGCGATCGCCCATGACAGCCCGATCGTCACGATGGTCAGGACGAGTCCCACACCGGTGTTCGTCCAGAACAGGTTGCTCTGCTGGCCGCGAGTGATCGTCCGGGCCTGGATCGAGGCCTGCGCCAGCCCGAAGTCGCGCAGCACTTCGCCGATCCCGATGATCGCGAGGATCATCGTGATCATGCCGTAGTCGTACGGCGTCACGAGCCGGGCGAGGATGACGATCCCGGCGAGCTGAATTCCGATTCGGAATATCTGCGCTCCCGCGGTGACTGCGGCACCCCGAGACGCGGATGCGCCGAGCGAGGGCTCAGTCATCGCCACCGGCCGCATCGGCTGCGAATTCGTGTGTCATGCCGTCCCCCAGGATTATCGATCGCATCGGAGCATCGCCATCGTGGGATCCGACGCTTCCCCTCGCGTCTTTCCCGATCATAGCCAGCCACTTCGGGCAACCATGTCCGTTGTGGCAGAACTTAACCCGCACGTCACAAGCCGGTCTCACGGTCGTTCTTTACTATGAGGACGACGATCGGCCACACCAAACGGAGCATCCCACGTATGAACGACCGAAATCTTCGTCCCGCAGTGTTCGTCCGGGTGACCGGGCAGGCCATGAATGTCGGTGACAGCGTGCTGCGGCGCGCGTACATCGACGCGCTGCGCGGCATGGGCCGAGCACATCTGCTGGTTCGGCAGATGCCGGAAGGGTACATCGACGGACTCGGCGTTATCGAAGACGACGTCATCTACCGCTCCGACGCGGAGTGGCGCGCAGCCTTCAAGGCCAGTGCCCGTGCCGTGCCGACGACGTACGCCTTCAACGCCGGCGAGATGCAGTTCTCGCGCTTCTACACCCAGGATCTGGCCGCCTCGCTGCCGATGCTGCGCGCGGCCGCCCGCTCGGGCGGCACGTCGCTCATGCTGGGCGTGAGCATGCGGTCGAAGGGGAGATGGTCGCCACTGCTCACCCCCCTGCTGCGAGCCGTGGGCCGGGTGAGCTGGCGTGACGCGCGGTCTCGTCAGTGGACCGGACTCGGCGAGGTCGCTGCGGACTGGGCATTCCTCGAGGGGGACGTCTCCGCGTCTCCTGCGACAGACGCGGATCGGGGCTACCTCGCGGTCACTCTGCGCGGCGACCGGCCGATTCCCGGCGATGAGTGGTTCACCGCCGTGACCGCGCTCGCCGACGCGAAGGAACTCGAACTGCTCGCGGTGTCTCAGGTCGAGGTGGACACTCCGCTCATGCGCGAGGTCGGCGAGCGACTCGGCGCGCAGCTGATCGAGATGCCGGCAGGAATCTCCCACACGGTGCAGGAGGAGGTCGTGCGCGACGTGTACCGCCACTCCTCCATCGTCATCAGTGACCGGCTGCACGCCCTCGTGATGGGGGCGACGGAAGGGGCGATCCCGCTCGGTCTCGCGGATGACGGCGCAGACAAGGCAGCGCGCCACTTCGACGTCGTCGGCCTCACCGGCGTCTCCGTGCGAACGGCCGATGCGGACCCTGCCCTGGTCGATACCACG from Microbacterium pumilum carries:
- a CDS encoding glycosyltransferase — translated: MNAQDSTKIATDDTPDTGAKSLMVCSTGGHLTELLRVESRMGVNPESLWVTFDTPQSRMQLAGRRVAYLPYVGPRDLKGTAASVPVFRRILARERFDAAFSTGAAIATAALPMARMRGIPSTYIESVCRLAGPSATGKLLQRVPGIELRTQHASWAGGRWQTHPSILADFRSEQRPTPLEPLRVFVTLGTIRGYRFDSVIDAFLETGLANEHTTWQIGDTPRGDVLPGSVHHYLSPDEFSRCAAEADVVITHAGVGTLLELLNLGIFPVQAVRRATRGEHVDDHQLEIADLVNANGIGIAVEGPQLNEAIVRYAATRRIIDGQKVADDRFARAQS
- a CDS encoding glycosyltransferase; translated protein: MTDPRAAPGIPEHLVPERPIVVQLSLRPPDGTTQFVDLLLEGAPEAVDYRFFSWKSALLGRYDVLHVHWPELMIRDSASRLRAFVKRRLLDLLLVKVRMRSIPVVRTFHNPRPHEKGTPAETRSLDRFDRATTLFIVLDGHVRPAGRVEVTTIAHGHYIEAFRRYARPPRVEGRVLYFGIIRPYKNVEALTAAFRELPDQGLSLHVVGDPHPGQRAALEASALADPRIALDLRYVDDEALVREVSEASLVVLPYVEMKNSGALLVALSLGTPALVSSSPINDAIAAEVGREWVRTYDGPLTAGILAAHLAAVSGSPPPAPPELSGRDWSTIGAAHLAAYRRAMDLAASRTGAEEPPVRAG
- a CDS encoding UDP-glucose/GDP-mannose dehydrogenase family protein; translated protein: MKLSVIGCGYLGAVHAAAMASIGHDVVGIDVDARKIESLAQGHAPFFEPGLQEILTAGIQSGRLRFTTDMAAAQGAAVHFVGVGTPQQKDGYAADLTYVNAAIDGLLPYLSPGDVVAGKSTVPVGTSAELAPRVEATGATLVWNPEFLREGWAVQDTIDPDRLVVGVTPGADGDRAADVLRAVYHPAVAKDTPFIVTDRPTAELVKVAANAFLATKISFINAMAEIAEVTGADVTQLADAIGHDARIGRRFLGAGIGFGGGCLPKDIRAFSARAEELGRGESVGFLREVDAINLRRRERAVQLVVESLDGAVYGKKVTVLGAAFKPHSDDIRDSPALDVAVRLHGLGASVTVTDPAAIENASRAHPQLTYVEDRDEALAGADAVIVVTEWDEYRKDLDPVQAASLTEGRIVIDGRNCLDAAAWRAAGWTYYGMGRP
- a CDS encoding glycosyltransferase family 4 protein is translated as MTQVINAYLAWPFPRVDVQVIESRGDPGDHVAAARGFVRALRKVRAIARSGEQAVVVVHLSERGSFVREGWVARYAAHRGLPVIAHMHGSEFAAFERQNRALVGKVLAASSRVISLSEETSEICARHIGADRVELVPNAIPVGAASEKEKTVVFGGVVSHRKGIDVLQEAWRRAAPPEPWRLVVAGPIRDGHLVDPSLPRAEFVGSLGHGELMSLLDDAEVAVLPSRDEAMPMFILEAMARRACVISTTVGGIPAVLSDGCGILVSAGSVDELSSALRQATTDDAERLAIANAGFDRFSERFSADAVFPKVESIWLAAMGLTTDPTEPSRAHAQDLR
- a CDS encoding lipopolysaccharide biosynthesis protein, with translation MTEPSLGASASRGAAVTAGAQIFRIGIQLAGIVILARLVTPYDYGMITMILAIIGIGEVLRDFGLAQASIQARTITRGQQSNLFWTNTGVGLVLTIVTIGLSWAIAAFYGTPGLQPLTVVLASTFLLRGMTTQFMAHMARNLRFGRLSTAETVGQLVALGVAIVMALMGFGAWALVAQQVAQAAFTLVIMVMLAQWLPGWIDRHATIRPFLRYGVGVAGSQLLSYASRNVDSVVIGARFGATPLGLYNRAFQLMMLPLSQINAPATRVAVPVLSRLQDERKRFAQFILLGQFATLLLVGSITAICISQAYPVILVFLGPEWLDAAPLFQILAVGGIFQAVSYASYWVFLAKGLTKQNFYYALVTRPIMIGVILLGSMWGVEGVAWAYSLSLAVFWPVSLIWLSRISDAPAREMFLTGLGGVAITAAATAAAWGSSLLIPEGLSLVRIAVGIVVTLATIALIALIFPPVRRQMVGLLELRRHFRRSTAASDSTADPLADAPLPADVTRDPAA
- a CDS encoding VanZ family protein; its protein translation is MPRATSPDVAPSDATPSPAIAATGRHRRWIWRTLAAGYGLALILIAFWPTPVDRPARGLLWSISEAVPWLTYDVIEFGANVLLFVPLGILLALALRSRRGWVMPIALAVTVLIESGQALFLAERTASIRDVIANSLGAGIGLALVLLVTRRRMRRVDSRENAQLPG